GTGCTTTTTCTCCAAGGAATGGAATACGATCGTTTCGTCTATACGGTTTAAGAACTCGGGACGGAAAGCTTTCTTCAATTCATCCGTCACTTTTGATTTCATATCTTTATAATCCTGACCTGCTTCATCCATGGAGAAGCCTACATATTTATTGCTCTTAAGTTCTTGTGCCCCAACGTTGGAAGTCATGATGAGCACGGTGTTTCTAAAGTCGACGACCCGCCCTTTAGAGTCAGTCAAACGCCCATCTTCCAGAACTTGCAATAGAATATTAAAGACTTCCGGGTGGGCTTTTTCTACTTCATCCAGTAAGACGACAGAATATGGCTTATTGCGGACTTTCTCCGTCAGCTGGCCGCCTTCATCATAGCCGACATAGCCTGGAGGAGAACCCACGAGACGAGAGGTGCTGTGTTTTTCCATATATTCAGACATGTCGATGCGAATCATAGCATCTTCATCTCCGAACATACTCTCAGCTAAAGCGCGTGCCAATTCCGTCTTACCTACACCAGTTGGTCCAAGGAAGATAAAGGAACCAATCGGACGTTTCGGATCTTTCAAGCCGGCACGGGCACGTCGAATGGCTTTTGAAATGGCTTTGACCGCTTCTTCCTGCCCGATGACCCGGTTGTGAAGCGTATCCTCAAGCTGAAGCAGACGTTCCGTTTCGTCTTTTGTCATTTTTGAAACCGGAACTCCGGTCCACGTAGATACAACTGATGCAATGTCTTCTACGGTAACCTCAGAATCCTCCTGGCCTTGCTTCTCTTTCCACTCGTCTTTCGTTTGGTCAAGTTCATCACGCAAGTGCTGTTCTGTATCTCTTAGAGAAGCAGCTTTTTCAAACTCCTGACTTTGAACAGCCGCATCTTTTTCCTTGCGAACTTCTTCAAGCTTTTGCTCAAGCTCCTTTAAGTTTGGCGGAGCGGTATAAGAACGAAGTCGAACTTTAGACGCTGCTTCGTCGATAAGGTCAATCGCTTTATCTGGAAGGAAGCGGTCCGTGATATAGCGGTCAGAGAACCGTACAGCAGAATCAATGGCATCATCAGTAATAGTTACGCGATGGTGCGCTTCATACCGATCCCTGAGTCCTTGCAGAATCTGGACAGATTCCTCAAGGTTTGGTTCATCAACTTGAATAGGCTGGAAACGACGCTCTAAGGCAGCATCTTTTTCGATATATTTTCGGTATTCATCTAGGGTCGTTGCCCCGATACATTGTAATTCGCCACGTGCAAGAGAAGGCTTGAGAATGTTGGAAGCATCGATAGCGCCTTCTGCTCCGCCGGCTCCAATAAGCGTATGCAATTCATCAATAAATAGAATGATATTGCCGGCCTGACGAATTTCTTCCATTACTTTTTTCAGGCGGTCTTCGAATTCCCCGCGGTACTTCGTACCAGCAACGACTGTTCCCATATCCAGCGTCATCACACGTTTATCCCGCAGAATTTCCGGAACTTCATTATTCATTATCTGCTGCGCTAAGCCTTCAGCAATTGCCGTTTTACCTACACCTGGTTCACCTACGAGAACAGGATTGTTCTTAGTACGCCGGCTTAAAACTTGGATGACACGTTGTATTTCTTTACTTCTGCCAATGACAGGGTCAATGTTTCCTTCTTTGGCAATCGCAGTTAAGTCGCGTGCTAAAGAATCAAGTGTTGGTGTATTAGCGTTTGTAGCTTGGCCACTACCTCCTCCACGGCGGTTTTGCCCACCGGTAGATTCGTTGTTTCCAAGAAGCTGAAGAACCTGCTGACGAGCCTTATTCAGGCTTACACCAAGGTTGTTTAGAACTCTTGCTGCCACGCCTTCACCTTCACGAATTAGCCCGAGAAGAATAT
This Halobacillus salinarum DNA region includes the following protein-coding sequences:
- the clpC gene encoding ATP-dependent protease ATP-binding subunit ClpC; translated protein: MMFGRFTERAQKVLALAQEEAVRLGHNNIGTEHILLGLVSEGEGIAAKALTALGLESSKIQQEVEKLIGKGEKVSQTIHYTPRAKKVIELSMDEARKLGHSYVGTEHILLGLIREGEGVAARVLNNLGVSLNKARQQVLQLLGNNESTGGQNRRGGGSGQATNANTPTLDSLARDLTAIAKEGNIDPVIGRSKEIQRVIQVLSRRTKNNPVLVGEPGVGKTAIAEGLAQQIMNNEVPEILRDKRVMTLDMGTVVAGTKYRGEFEDRLKKVMEEIRQAGNIILFIDELHTLIGAGGAEGAIDASNILKPSLARGELQCIGATTLDEYRKYIEKDAALERRFQPIQVDEPNLEESVQILQGLRDRYEAHHRVTITDDAIDSAVRFSDRYITDRFLPDKAIDLIDEAASKVRLRSYTAPPNLKELEQKLEEVRKEKDAAVQSQEFEKAASLRDTEQHLRDELDQTKDEWKEKQGQEDSEVTVEDIASVVSTWTGVPVSKMTKDETERLLQLEDTLHNRVIGQEEAVKAISKAIRRARAGLKDPKRPIGSFIFLGPTGVGKTELARALAESMFGDEDAMIRIDMSEYMEKHSTSRLVGSPPGYVGYDEGGQLTEKVRNKPYSVVLLDEVEKAHPEVFNILLQVLEDGRLTDSKGRVVDFRNTVLIMTSNVGAQELKSNKYVGFSMDEAGQDYKDMKSKVTDELKKAFRPEFLNRIDETIVFHSLEKKHMKDIVTLMAEQLKKRLLEQEIDFTLSDRAIEHIAEQGFDPEYGARPLRRSIQKNVEDLLSEELLKENIQKGQKVKIDLDENNEFVVEKLEEASSLSKND